The proteins below are encoded in one region of Tolumonas auensis DSM 9187:
- the alsE gene encoding D-allulose 6-phosphate 3-epimerase, which translates to MKISPSLMCMDLLKFKEQIEFIDQHADYFHIDIMDGHFVPNLTLSPFFVQQVKRVATKPLDCHLMVTNPQDYIEPLVQSGAGFITLHPETLSGQAFRLIEKIQNLGVKIGLILNPESPIEMIKYYIHKVDKITVMTVDPGFAGQSFVPEMLDKIKQLKIYREENKLNYEIEIDGSCNKNTYKQLIEAGADVFIVGSSGLFNNAPVLEDAWSIMKDQIIVAKNEAHHA; encoded by the coding sequence ATGAAAATTTCTCCTTCTTTAATGTGCATGGATTTACTGAAATTTAAAGAACAAATTGAATTTATTGACCAACATGCCGATTATTTTCATATCGATATTATGGATGGTCATTTTGTCCCAAACCTAACTCTGTCTCCATTTTTTGTTCAACAAGTGAAGCGAGTAGCAACAAAACCATTAGATTGTCATTTGATGGTGACAAATCCACAGGATTATATTGAACCTTTGGTTCAGTCTGGAGCAGGATTTATCACTCTTCACCCTGAAACATTATCAGGCCAGGCATTTCGCTTGATAGAAAAAATTCAGAATCTTGGTGTTAAAATTGGTCTGATCCTTAACCCTGAGTCACCAATTGAAATGATTAAGTATTATATTCATAAGGTAGACAAAATAACTGTGATGACTGTTGATCCTGGTTTCGCTGGCCAATCGTTCGTTCCAGAAATGTTAGATAAGATCAAACAGCTTAAAATATATCGTGAGGAAAATAAGTTAAATTATGAAATTGAAATCGATGGTTCATGTAACAAAAACACATATAAACAGTTAATCGAAGCTGGTGCTGATGTGTTTATTGTTGGGTCTTCAGGACTATTCAATAATGCACCTGTTCTGGAAGATGCATGGTCTATTATGAAAGATCAGATTATTGTTGCCAAAAATGAGGCTCATCATGCATAA